The following coding sequences lie in one Sorghum bicolor cultivar BTx623 chromosome 6, Sorghum_bicolor_NCBIv3, whole genome shotgun sequence genomic window:
- the LOC8075862 gene encoding LOW QUALITY PROTEIN: potassium channel KOR2 (The sequence of the model RefSeq protein was modified relative to this genomic sequence to represent the inferred CDS: substituted 1 base at 1 genomic stop codon) translates to MEREMSAEYELNEIDAADTLHGSVGSRLSLFARELKSRRSSWQSSSALRLPQNCFYGSFVIHPNGRWYRIWSTAMFLWSIYSTFFTPFEFGFFRGLPEHLLDLECVQLVFLADVAVHFFLAYRDAHTYRMVYDKRKIALRYIKGSFALDILGCFPWDFIYKATGRTEVVRCLVWLRLYRARNILAFFKRMEKDIRISYLFTRIVKLITVELHFTHTAACVFYYLATTLPPAREGGTWIGSLTLGGTRYISFREMDLLTRYVTSLYLAIVTMATVGYGDVHAVNPREMVFTVVYISFSILLSAYLIGNMTALIVKGSKTERFRDKMTDLIRYMNRNKLGAGIRSQVKDHLLLQYESSYTRDRVVDDIPVAVRSKTLYLDMVSRVHLFRGCSEDFLSQIVVKLHEEFFLPGEVILEQGTVVDQIYIVVHGCLEEVATGEDGSEEIISELLPYDIIGDVSVVCNVPQPHTVRVCELCSLLRIDKQSLTSILQIYFKDSRQILSNLLKGRATESKGKQLESDITYLISRQEAELVLGVNNAAYHGDLFRLKGLISAGADPSKPDHDGRTALHVAALRGYEDIVRFLIQRGANVNSIDKFGNSPLLLALKSGHERITSLLVKHGATLNLEDAGGYLCRVVTDGKVDLLKRLLRFGVDPNCKNYDQRTPLHVAAAEGLHLVATMLVDFGADVLAKDRWGNTPLDEGRRCSSRPLVRILEQARTVAVTLXSSSCYDPKTFILCSCGNSWQLQMHVSNSQQRKITVSTEIG, encoded by the exons ATGGAGAGGGAGATGTCTGCAGAGTATGAGTTGAATGAGATAGATGCTGCGGACACCTTGCATGGCTCTGTGGGGAGCAGGCTCTCCCTGTTTGCGAGGGAGCTCAAGTCGAGGAGAAGCAGCTGGCAGAGCAGCAGCGCCCTCAGGCTTCCACAAAACTGCTTCTATGGCAGCTTCGTCATACACCCTAATGGAAG GTGGTACAGGATCTGGTCGACCGCGATGTTCCTGTGGTCCATCTACTCCACCTTCTTCACCCCATTCGAGTTCGGCTTCTTCCGGGGCCTCCCGGAGCACCTGCTGGACCTCGAGTGCGTTCAGCTCGTCTTCCTCGCCGACGTCGCCGTCCACTTCTTCCTCGCCTACAGGGACGCCCACACCTACCGGATGGTGTACGACAAGCGCAAGATCGCTCTGCG CTACATCAAAGGAAGCTTCGCTCTTGACATCCTCGGCTGCTTCCCATGGGACTTCATATACaaggcgacggggaggacggAGGTGGTGCGGTGCCTGGTGTGGCTGCGCCTGTACAGGGCCCGGAACATCCTGGCCTTCTTCAAGCGGATGGAGAAGGACATCCGGATCAGCTACCTCTTCACGCGCATCGTGAAGCTCATCACCGTGGAGCTCCACTTCACGCACACCGCCGCCTGCGTCTTCTACTACCTCGCCACCACGCTGCCGCCGGCGCGCGAGGGCGGCACCTGGATCGGCAGCCTCACGCTCGGGGGCACCAGGTACATCAGCTTCAGGGAGATGGACCTGCTCACCCGCTACGTCACCTCGCTCTACCTCGCCATCGTCACCATGGCCACGGTCGGGTACGGCGATGTCCATGCGGTGAACCCGAGGGAGATGGTCTTCACCGTCGTCTACATCTCCTTCAGCATCCTCCTCAGCGCGTACCTGATCGGCAACATGACGGCGCTCATCGTGAAGGGGTCGAAGACCGAGAGGTTCAGGGACAAGATGACCGAcctcatcaggtacatgaacaGGAACAAGCTGGGCGCCGGCATCAGGTCACAGGTGAAGGATCACCTGCTGCTGCAGTACGAGAGCAGCTACACCAGGGACAGAGTCGTCGACGACATCCCGGTCGCTGTACGATCCAAG ACACTGTATCTGGACATGGTTTCAAGAGTGCACCTGTTCAGAGGATGCTCAGAAGACTTCCTTAGCCAGATT GTGGTAAAGTTGCATGAAGAATTCTTCCTCCCTGGGGAGGTTATCTTAGAGCAAGGCACTGTGGTGGATCAAATTTATATTGTGGTACACGGATGCTTG GAAGAGGTGGCCACGGGAGAAGATGGATCAGAGGAGATCATCTCAGAGCTCCTGCCCTACGACATCATCGGCGATGTCTCCGTAGTCTGCAATGTTCCACAACCACACACAGTCAGGGTCTGTGAGCTTTGTAGCCTCCTGAGAATTGACAAGCAGTCCCTGACCAGCATCCTGCAGATTTacttcaaagatagccgtcagaTCTTGAGCAACCTACTCAAG GGGCGAGCAACCGAGTCCAAGGGGAAGCAGTTGGAATCAGATATCACTTACCTGATATCAAGGCAAGAAGCAGAGCTGGTGCTTGGAGTGAACAATGCCGCGTACCATGGAGATTTGTTCCGTCTGAAAGGACTGATCAGTGCAGGAGCAGATCCGAGTAAACCTGATCATGATGGAAGGACTGCACTG CATGTTGCTGCGTTAAGAGGATATGAAGATATCGTCAGGTTCCTAATTCAGCGGGGAGCCAATGTCAACAGCATAG ATAAATTTGGTAATTCACCGTTGCTGCTAGCACTGAAATCAGGGCATGAGAGGATCACCTCTCTCCTAGTGAAGCACGGTGCGACCCTGAACCTAGAGGATGCCGGAGGGTACCTGTGCAGGGTCGTCACGGACGGCAAGGTCGATCTGCTCAAGAGGCTGCTCAGGTTCGGCGTCGACCCCAACTGCAAGAACTACGACCAGAGGACGCCGCTTCACGTCGCCGCTGCCGAGGGCCTGCACCTCGTCGCCACCATGCTCGTAGACTTCGGAGCAGATGTTCTCGCCAAGGACAG GTGGGGAAACACACCGCTGGACGAAGGTCGGAGATGCAGCAGCAGACCACTGGTCAGGATTCTAGAGCAGGCTAGGACTGTTGCAGTCACGCTGTGATCCAGCTCATGCTATGATCCAAAAACCTTCATTCTGTGTTCATGTGGGAACAGCTGGCAACTCCAAATGCATGTCTCAAATTCTCAGCAGCGGAAAATTACGGTTTCCACCGAAATTGGATAG
- the LOC8080360 gene encoding 23.2 kDa heat shock protein, with amino-acid sequence MSRRTAALALACLAVTTAALADGALLPWFGDGRRGGRDEAAAVSPLSDVGLLADPFRILEHVPFGFDRDDVAMVSMARVDWRETPDAHEIVVDVPGMRREDLKIEVEDNRVLRVSGERRRVEEQKGDHWHREERSYGRFWRQFRLPENADLDSVAASLDNGVLTVRFRKLAPEQIKGPRVVGIAGGDGDGGDAKKSIGAGAGAGAGDDHQTKKVEL; translated from the coding sequence ATGTCGAGGAGAACCGCAGCGTTGGCGCTCGCGTGCCTCGCCGTGACGACGGCGGCGCTGGCGGACGGCGCTCTGCTTCCGTGGTTCGGCGACGGCAGGCGCGGCGGGCGcgacgaggcggcggcggtgtcGCCGCTGTCCGACGTGGGACTCCTGGCGGACCCGTTCCGGATCCTGGAGCACGTCCCCTTCGGGTTCGACCGGGACGACGTGGCCATGGTGTCCATGGCGCGCGTGGACTGGCGCGAGACCCCCGACGCGCACGAGATCGTGGTGGACGTGCCCGGGATGCGCAGGGAGGACCTCAAGATCGAGGTGGAGGACAACCGGGTGCTGCGCGTgagcggcgagcggcggcgcgTCGAGGAGCAGAAGGGCGACCACTGGCACCGCGAGGAGCGGTCCTACGGCAGGTTCTGGCGCCAGTTCCGCCTCCCCGAGAACGCCGACCTCGACTCCGTCGCCGCCAGCCTCGACAACGGCGTCCTCACCGTGCGGTTCCGGAAGCTGGCGCCCGAGCAGATCAAGGGCCCGCGCGTCGTCGGGATCGCCGGGGGAGACGGAGACGGCGGCGACGCCAAGAAGAGCATcggcgctggcgctggcgccggcgccggggacGATCATCAGACCAAGAAGGTGGAGCTCTGA